The window TTTTCTCCTTGATTATTTTTTCCGGCTTCCCATTTAACTTTAGATGTGGTTTTGTCAGCAGCTTTTTTAACCTCGTTATTGAAAATTTCATTATCTCCGTATGTAGAAATATTAATAACATTTCCTTCTGAATCAATCTTTAAAATGATTTTTGTCTTTAATTCTTTGTTAAGTTCTTTAAGAGCAGATTTGTCTATGTTTTTTTTAACAGCATCAATAAAAGCCTTATTTCCATTAGGGTATTGGGCAGGGAAAGTAATCATAGGAGGTGGAGGAACAGATAGATCCTGAGGTTGTTTAGATTCAAATTTATCTTTTACTCTTTCATTTTTTTTTACTTTTTGTGCAAATCCTGTTTCAAAAATAATCAGCAGGATGAATAAAAATATTTTTTTCATTGCTATTGCTTTTCTAAATTGAGAATGAATAGTTTATTTGTCATAAACTATTCATTCATTAATCAGTTAGTTAACACCAAAATCCGCCTCCGCAAGCGTAATTATGACAGCTTGTACCACCAGTTTCAGGTGAACACATTCCATACCCATAGCTTCCATCATCATTTGCATGGCATAATTTCCACCCATCACAAGGTCTTTTAGCTCCTGTTACAGACTTCATTTCGTTTCTAGAAAGTTTTTTTAGATTTTTCATAAAAATTTGAATTTGATATTTTTCCTACTCTATTTAAGCTTTTCGGATTACGCTTTAGCTTTATGTTATTTAAAATTAATTATCTTATTATTAAACAGAAACAACTTCGGTTTCAAACTCCTCATCTTCAATGAGTTCACCGATAAAATAATGAATATCTTCACGGTCATATTTATCGGGAAACTGATACCCGTTAATAATGAATACCGGTGTAAAATTAAGTCCTGCCAAACCGTTCTCTTTAGTCATCTGAATAATATCTGTAAGATCTTCTGCAGTTTCCGATTCTGATTTTCTTTTAATTTCACTTTCATCTCTGTTTTTAAACCATGTATCTACAGTATTTAAAAATTCTTTCTGTGATTTGTTTTGATAAATATTAGAAAAGTCTGAAATCAGCTGAGTATACTTTTCACCAGCCGTTTCACCAGAATAATTAAATCTCATCTGTACAGAAATATCATCAGGATGTTTTGCTAATAAATCTTCAAGAATTTTATGTGCATCTTTGCAAAACCCACAATATGGATTAGAAACTACAGCAATATGAAGTTTTGCATCTTTATTACCTAAGAAGAAAGTGCTATTATCTGAAAACTCGATTTTTTCTTTATCTGTAAGTTCTCTTTTAAACAAATCATAATTTCTTTTGAATTTAAGATTTTTTGCATTTGATTTTTTAAGTTCTTCCTTTTGATTCGTTAGATTATTGATAAAAACAAGCATCAGGAATAGTCCAGCAAACAAAACTGCTGAAATCAAAATGATATTTAATGATATGTTTGAAGAAAAAAACAGTGAGCTTAGTGCAATTTGCGATAATAAAACGGCAATAATTAATAAGCAAACTCTACAAAGAGATTTTTCAACAAAAGCCTGTACATAAATTGAATATAAAATTACCCCTACAGAAAGCCAAGAAATTGCTTTAAGAATAAATTGAGTTTCTGGAAATAATAATCCTAAAACAGTGATTCCAAGAAAATAAATCAAGCTGAAATCTGATAATTTCAATCCTAAAATATTGGTTTTATCTGAAGAAAAAATCTTCGAACATGAACCTTGAGATTGAGAATTGGCTGTACCACCACAAATATTGTTGACTATAACAGATTCGTTTCCGAATTTTTGATTGAAAAGTTCCAACGAAATATAAACTCCTATCAACGACAAAATATTAAAAACAGCTTGAGACCATTCTAACCGGAAAACAGAAAATAAAATGATAATCCCGAAAATGGCATAAATAAAAGGTTTAAAATCAAAAAACGAAGTGTTTTTTATCGTTTCTGTTTTTTCAAATAATAAAACAAAATCATCCGAATTTTTATAGAGCTCATCTTTATTGATACTCTTTACTTTATCGGAATAAATAGTGAATGTATTATCTTTCTTTTTTACCAAAGAAAAAGAATTATCGACCAGAGCGATAAACTCATTGGGCAGTTCTTCCCAATATTCTTTATCTAGCTCATAGGCATCATTTTTTAATCCTAAAAAATTAAGGGTATCACTAAAAGCTAATGCGGAAGGATAATTGGGGTGAGAATTAAATTGAAAATAAAACTCTTGTTTATCGAGCTTGAATTGGTCGATTAATTTGTCGAAATTCATTGAATGATTTGGTGTATGTTAATTGGGGATTAAGATAATAAAAATTATTTCACCAGGGCATTCAATTACTTGAAAAAAATCAAAATTTTGTATTTTTGATTATAAAAAAAACACTAAAATCGCATTTAAAATACATATAACTCACTTTTAAATCAATAATACAAATCTTTTAATAATGTAAAAATTATTAAAAAAGCACTTTTTCAG is drawn from Chryseobacterium muglaense and contains these coding sequences:
- a CDS encoding bacteriocin-like protein, translated to MKNLKKLSRNEMKSVTGAKRPCDGWKLCHANDDGSYGYGMCSPETGGTSCHNYACGGGFWC
- a CDS encoding vitamin K epoxide reductase family protein, with protein sequence MNFDKLIDQFKLDKQEFYFQFNSHPNYPSALAFSDTLNFLGLKNDAYELDKEYWEELPNEFIALVDNSFSLVKKKDNTFTIYSDKVKSINKDELYKNSDDFVLLFEKTETIKNTSFFDFKPFIYAIFGIIILFSVFRLEWSQAVFNILSLIGVYISLELFNQKFGNESVIVNNICGGTANSQSQGSCSKIFSSDKTNILGLKLSDFSLIYFLGITVLGLLFPETQFILKAISWLSVGVILYSIYVQAFVEKSLCRVCLLIIAVLLSQIALSSLFFSSNISLNIILISAVLFAGLFLMLVFINNLTNQKEELKKSNAKNLKFKRNYDLFKRELTDKEKIEFSDNSTFFLGNKDAKLHIAVVSNPYCGFCKDAHKILEDLLAKHPDDISVQMRFNYSGETAGEKYTQLISDFSNIYQNKSQKEFLNTVDTWFKNRDESEIKRKSESETAEDLTDIIQMTKENGLAGLNFTPVFIINGYQFPDKYDREDIHYFIGELIEDEEFETEVVSV